A section of the Streptomyces sp. NBC_01363 genome encodes:
- a CDS encoding lactate utilization protein B: MSSTFLGMPATPPRSPYGTGNLRGDRKFPEAAHDELRNEQLRRNLGRATRTIRAKRLDVTGELPDWEALRDAGSAIKTDTMNRLPELLEQLERNVTERGGTVHWARDGVEANEIVTGLVKATGSSDVIKVKSMATQEIGLNEHLESVGITPYETDLAELIVQLAHDKPSHILVPAIHRNRDEIRQIFLKEIPGVDPGLDNVPAHLAATARAYLREKFMTTKVAVSGANFGIAETGTLAVVESEGNGRMCLTMPDTLITVMGIEKVLPRHQDLEVFLQLLPRSSTGERMNPYTSMWTGVTPGDGPQDFHLVLLDNGRTAALADRIGREALNCIRCSACLNVCPVYERAGGHAYGSTYPGPIGAVLTPQLAGMHAAKDDPNSSLPYASSLCGACFDACPVKIDIPSLLVELRHQNTEQSGMTAEKLAMKAAATVMKHPKLFTAAQKGAGIGRVIGGRDGKISHLPPPFDGWSESRDTAAPPKQTFRSWLASAEGAATMRAAAGEYEKNRKQHKEEEK; the protein is encoded by the coding sequence ATGAGCAGCACCTTCCTCGGCATGCCCGCGACCCCGCCCCGTTCCCCGTACGGAACGGGCAATCTGCGCGGCGACCGGAAGTTCCCCGAGGCCGCCCACGACGAACTGCGCAACGAACAACTGCGCCGCAACCTCGGCCGGGCCACCCGCACCATCCGCGCCAAACGCCTCGACGTCACCGGCGAGCTGCCCGACTGGGAAGCACTGCGCGACGCCGGTTCGGCCATCAAGACCGACACCATGAACCGGCTCCCCGAACTCCTGGAACAGCTGGAGCGGAACGTCACCGAGCGCGGCGGCACCGTCCACTGGGCGCGCGACGGCGTCGAGGCCAACGAGATCGTCACCGGGCTGGTCAAGGCGACGGGCAGCAGCGACGTCATCAAGGTCAAGTCGATGGCCACGCAGGAGATCGGCCTCAACGAACACCTCGAATCGGTCGGCATCACCCCGTACGAGACGGACCTCGCCGAACTGATTGTCCAGCTCGCGCACGACAAGCCGTCGCACATCCTGGTCCCCGCGATCCACCGCAACCGCGACGAGATCCGGCAGATCTTCCTCAAGGAGATCCCGGGTGTCGACCCGGGCCTGGACAACGTACCCGCGCATCTCGCCGCCACCGCCCGCGCCTATCTGCGCGAGAAGTTCATGACGACCAAGGTGGCGGTTTCCGGCGCCAACTTCGGCATCGCCGAGACCGGGACCCTCGCCGTCGTGGAGTCCGAGGGCAACGGTCGCATGTGTCTGACGATGCCCGACACCCTGATCACCGTCATGGGCATCGAGAAGGTGCTGCCGCGCCACCAGGACCTCGAAGTCTTCCTTCAGCTGCTGCCGCGCTCCTCCACCGGCGAGCGGATGAACCCGTACACCTCGATGTGGACCGGGGTCACCCCGGGCGACGGACCGCAGGACTTCCACCTGGTCCTGCTCGACAACGGACGCACCGCGGCGCTCGCCGACCGGATCGGACGCGAGGCCCTCAACTGCATCCGCTGCTCGGCCTGCCTCAACGTCTGCCCGGTGTACGAACGGGCCGGCGGCCATGCGTACGGCTCGACGTACCCCGGACCGATCGGCGCGGTCCTCACCCCGCAGCTCGCCGGGATGCACGCGGCCAAGGACGACCCCAACAGCTCGCTGCCGTACGCCTCCAGCCTCTGCGGCGCCTGCTTCGACGCCTGCCCGGTCAAGATCGACATTCCGTCGCTCCTGGTCGAACTGCGCCACCAGAACACCGAACAGTCCGGCATGACGGCGGAGAAGCTGGCCATGAAGGCCGCGGCCACCGTCATGAAGCACCCGAAGCTCTTCACCGCCGCGCAGAAGGGCGCGGGCATCGGCCGCGTCATCGGCGGGCGGGACGGCAAGATCTCGCATCTGCCCCCGCCGTTCGACGGCTGGAGCGAGAGCCGGGACACCGCGGCGCCGCCGAAGCAGACCTTCCGCTCCTGGCTCGCATCGGCCGAGGGCGCCGCGACGATGCGGGCCGCCGCGGGCGAGTACGAGAAGAACCGGAAGCAGCACAAGGAGGAGGAGAAGTGA
- a CDS encoding LUD domain-containing protein yields the protein MTTARETVLGRIKDALALAPAPDTPVPRAYRTGRTLPDDERLALFTGRLVDYKATVHTCTADRTAQVVAEVLRERGARRIGVPAGLDPQWLDGYDGEVQQDSGDIPAPRLDALDGVVTASAVSCAETGTIFLDGSPDQGRRALSLVPDLHVCVVDLSTVEAGVPEAVARLVPQRPTTLISGPSATSDIELERVEGVHGPRTLAVVIRTDR from the coding sequence GTGACGACCGCTCGCGAAACGGTGCTGGGCCGGATCAAGGACGCCCTCGCTCTCGCCCCCGCCCCGGACACCCCCGTCCCGCGCGCCTACCGCACCGGCCGCACCCTCCCCGACGACGAACGCCTGGCCCTCTTCACCGGCCGGCTCGTCGACTACAAGGCGACGGTGCACACCTGCACCGCCGACCGCACGGCCCAGGTCGTCGCCGAGGTGCTGCGGGAGCGCGGGGCGCGGCGGATCGGTGTGCCGGCCGGACTCGACCCGCAGTGGCTCGACGGGTACGACGGCGAGGTCCAGCAGGACTCCGGCGACATCCCGGCGCCCCGGCTCGACGCCCTGGACGGGGTCGTCACCGCCTCGGCCGTCAGCTGTGCCGAGACGGGCACGATCTTCCTGGACGGCTCGCCCGACCAGGGGCGGCGGGCGCTGTCCCTCGTCCCCGACCTGCATGTCTGCGTCGTCGATCTGTCGACGGTCGAGGCCGGTGTGCCGGAGGCGGTGGCGCGGCTGGTGCCCCAGCGGCCGACGACGCTGATCAGTGGGCCCTCGGCCACGTCCGACATCGAGCTGGAGCGGGTGGAGGGCGTGCACGGTCCGCGCACCCTGGCCGTGGTGATCAGGACGGACAGGTAG
- a CDS encoding DUF2264 domain-containing protein, producing MTAPHPTSPIELPAEDRASSPYTGYTRAHWEAAADGLLRAAWQWATPGGALLDLPGRPSASGVRSDGLEGYARTFLAAAFRVAGADGKDPHGWLGRYADGLAAGTRTPGREDAESWPLIRDHTVFGQPMVESASVAIGLRLTRPWLWDRLDAGVQDRTEEWLRDALRHVPSPNNWYLFPYSVAGFLESVGRGDAQTARAKQRALDLLEGWYRGDGWYADGDGRAFDHYNGWALHLYPVLDAYLSGDAELSAHYGARLREHLEGFSLLFGGDGAPIHFGRSLTYRFAAASSVALGAVSGHTPLTPGASRRVISGSLRYFLDRGATGTDGLLNLGWHGPHEASLQNYSAPASPYWASKAFVALLAPDGHPLWAATEEPAPSEGPDRVLALPAPGLLVQSTRADGIVRLHNHGSDHVRPHEGESGVQDDPLYSRQSYSTVTGPTSRANTADNHLAVVVAGARSGRRVIRALGAGGGDGWGWAASWHRPVFTSGSPMVPGMRVESVTVVRGRYELRVHRVLGAPDGARVEQTGWATGRDDALTSALHGLYGWESRDGVRAPQGTAYTPWAVVPRLSAPAEGTVVLVALASLTAEADATPLDAVVSGVTVDGDVVEVCWAEDAATTRIGFEPVTVTHG from the coding sequence ATGACCGCTCCCCACCCGACCTCTCCCATCGAACTCCCCGCCGAGGACCGGGCGTCGAGCCCGTACACCGGCTACACCCGCGCACACTGGGAGGCCGCTGCGGACGGGCTGCTCCGGGCCGCCTGGCAATGGGCCACGCCGGGCGGAGCGCTGCTGGATCTGCCGGGAAGGCCGTCCGCGTCCGGAGTGCGCTCCGACGGTCTGGAGGGTTACGCGCGCACCTTCCTCGCCGCCGCCTTCCGGGTCGCGGGCGCCGACGGCAAGGACCCGCACGGCTGGCTCGGCCGGTACGCGGACGGGCTCGCGGCCGGTACCCGTACCCCCGGCCGTGAGGATGCCGAATCCTGGCCGCTGATCCGCGACCACACCGTCTTCGGCCAGCCCATGGTCGAGTCCGCCTCGGTCGCCATCGGCCTGCGGCTGACCCGGCCGTGGCTCTGGGACCGGCTGGACGCCGGGGTCCAGGACCGGACCGAGGAGTGGCTGCGCGACGCACTGCGGCACGTCCCCTCGCCCAACAACTGGTATCTGTTCCCCTACTCCGTGGCCGGCTTCCTTGAGTCCGTGGGCCGTGGTGACGCCCAAACGGCACGGGCGAAGCAGCGTGCCCTCGATCTACTGGAGGGCTGGTACCGGGGAGACGGCTGGTACGCGGACGGCGACGGCCGGGCCTTCGACCACTACAACGGCTGGGCGCTGCACCTCTACCCCGTGCTGGACGCGTATCTGTCGGGGGACGCGGAGCTGTCCGCGCACTACGGCGCCCGGCTGCGCGAGCACCTGGAGGGCTTCTCGCTGCTGTTCGGCGGCGACGGTGCGCCGATCCACTTCGGCCGCTCGCTGACCTACCGGTTCGCGGCCGCCTCCTCCGTCGCGCTCGGCGCCGTCAGCGGGCACACCCCGCTCACGCCCGGCGCCTCGCGGCGGGTGATCAGCGGATCGTTGCGCTACTTCCTGGACCGGGGCGCGACCGGCACGGACGGGCTGCTGAACCTGGGCTGGCACGGCCCGCACGAGGCGTCGCTGCAGAACTACTCGGCGCCCGCGTCGCCGTACTGGGCGTCCAAGGCATTCGTCGCGCTGCTCGCGCCGGACGGCCATCCGCTGTGGGCCGCGACCGAGGAGCCCGCGCCGAGCGAGGGCCCCGACCGGGTGCTCGCGCTGCCCGCGCCGGGACTGCTCGTCCAGTCGACCCGCGCGGACGGGATCGTGCGGCTGCACAACCACGGCAGCGACCATGTCCGCCCGCACGAGGGCGAGTCGGGTGTGCAGGACGATCCGCTGTACAGCCGCCAGTCGTACTCCACGGTGACCGGCCCCACGTCCAGGGCGAACACGGCGGACAACCATCTTGCGGTGGTCGTCGCCGGGGCGCGCAGCGGTCGCCGCGTCATCCGCGCGCTGGGCGCCGGAGGGGGCGACGGCTGGGGCTGGGCCGCCTCCTGGCACCGTCCGGTCTTCACCTCGGGCTCACCGATGGTGCCGGGGATGCGGGTGGAGAGCGTCACCGTGGTGCGCGGCCGGTACGAACTGCGGGTGCACCGGGTGCTGGGCGCGCCGGACGGGGCCCGGGTGGAGCAGACGGGCTGGGCGACCGGCCGCGACGACGCCCTGACCTCCGCCCTGCACGGCCTGTACGGCTGGGAGTCCCGGGACGGGGTACGGGCTCCGCAGGGCACCGCGTACACCCCCTGGGCCGTGGTGCCCCGGCTGTCCGCGCCCGCCGAGGGCACGGTGGTGCTGGTCGCGCTCGCCTCGCTGACCGCGGAGGCCGACGCGACGCCGCTCGACGCGGTGGTGAGCGGTGTGACGGTGGACGGGGACGTGGTGGAGGTCTGCTGGGCGGAGGATGCGGCGACGACCCGTATCGGCTTCGAGCCGGTGACGGTCACGCACGGCTGA
- a CDS encoding hydroxyacid dehydrogenase, with protein MPTTASGTPVARSRPRAAVAMKPAAAAALLDARSLAALDEVCDLSPLPVLDDFGTDRARAVLADVEILVTGWGCPPLDAAALDAAPRLRAVVHTAGSVRGHITEACWERGIEVSSAAAANALPVAEYTVAMILLSGKRVLERARDYRADRHRDNWLATPARVGNYGRTVGILSASLIGRRVIELLRPYDLPVLLHDPYVSDAEAAALGVRPVGLAELFTQSDVVSVHAPLLPATRGLVSRELLTSMRPDGVLINTARGAVVDQDALTDVLRQNRIRAILDVTEPDTLPAAHPLWECDNALITPHLAGSQGNEWRRLVDLAAAEAGRWAAGDGFAHPVRRERLAFLA; from the coding sequence ATGCCCACCACTGCCTCTGGCACCCCGGTCGCCCGCAGCCGTCCACGCGCCGCGGTCGCCATGAAACCGGCCGCCGCGGCCGCGCTCCTCGATGCCCGGTCCCTGGCCGCGCTCGACGAGGTGTGCGACCTCTCGCCCCTGCCCGTTCTCGACGACTTCGGCACCGACCGGGCCCGCGCCGTGCTGGCCGACGTCGAGATCCTGGTCACCGGCTGGGGCTGTCCACCGCTCGACGCGGCCGCCCTGGACGCGGCGCCGCGCCTGCGCGCGGTCGTCCACACCGCGGGCAGCGTCCGCGGACACATCACCGAGGCCTGCTGGGAACGCGGCATCGAGGTGTCGTCGGCAGCCGCCGCCAACGCCCTGCCGGTGGCCGAGTACACCGTCGCGATGATCCTGCTCTCCGGCAAACGAGTCCTGGAACGGGCCCGCGACTACCGGGCGGACCGCCACCGCGACAACTGGCTCGCCACCCCCGCCCGGGTCGGGAACTACGGCCGCACCGTGGGCATTCTGTCCGCCTCGCTGATCGGCCGACGCGTCATCGAACTGCTGCGGCCCTACGACCTGCCCGTCCTGCTGCACGATCCGTACGTCTCCGACGCGGAGGCCGCCGCGCTCGGCGTCCGGCCCGTCGGCCTGGCCGAACTGTTCACACAGAGCGACGTGGTGAGCGTCCACGCCCCGCTGCTGCCGGCCACCCGCGGGCTCGTCAGCCGTGAACTGCTCACCTCGATGCGCCCGGACGGCGTGCTCATCAACACCGCGCGGGGCGCCGTCGTCGACCAGGACGCGCTCACCGACGTACTGCGGCAGAACCGGATCCGGGCGATCCTCGACGTCACGGAACCCGACACGCTGCCCGCCGCGCACCCCCTCTGGGAGTGCGACAACGCTCTGATCACCCCGCACCTCGCCGGCTCGCAGGGCAACGAGTGGCGGCGACTGGTCGATCTGGCGGCGGCCGAGGCCGGCCGCTGGGCCGCGGGCGACGGCTTCGCCCATCCCGTACGACGCGAAAGGCTGGCATTTCTCGCATGA
- a CDS encoding substrate-binding domain-containing protein: MREPVELRRQRILSVVESRGTVKVSVLAAELDVSVVTVRRDVEELARVGRLRRGHGVARPVQEPVPTAAAPAARGEEPAGDAGAVALVVPERHTYLYETLHGARSVLEESGIRIALHIAPPSAGTERPLVDRALADGARGLLIAPRWPSARSEELDYGWLADVGVPTVLMERRPRPGSALHALDSVCSDHWYGTHLAVEHLVSLGHRRIVLAARDDSPTARSIRAAFAEIAAARPEVEDWSVVLSSLGAAAEPRGSAPAADGRAALDLAALLRERRATGAVLHGDVDALMLVQRLAESGVEVPRDCSVVAYDDVVAALGSTPLTAVAPPKAEIGRAAAELLLHRLSGAVGATGPVRRTELLPTLEVRGSAQEPPLSMK; encoded by the coding sequence ATGCGGGAGCCCGTTGAACTCAGGCGTCAGCGAATCCTTTCGGTGGTGGAATCGCGCGGCACCGTCAAGGTCAGCGTGCTCGCGGCCGAACTGGATGTCTCGGTGGTCACGGTCCGGCGGGACGTCGAGGAGCTGGCCCGGGTCGGGCGGCTGCGCCGCGGCCACGGGGTGGCCCGCCCGGTGCAGGAGCCGGTGCCGACCGCCGCGGCCCCGGCGGCCCGGGGCGAGGAGCCGGCCGGGGACGCCGGGGCGGTCGCCCTGGTCGTCCCGGAGCGGCATACGTACCTGTACGAGACCCTGCACGGCGCCCGGTCCGTCCTGGAGGAGTCCGGGATACGGATCGCCCTGCACATCGCGCCCCCGTCGGCCGGTACCGAACGTCCTCTGGTGGATCGGGCGCTGGCGGACGGGGCGCGCGGGCTGCTGATCGCGCCGCGCTGGCCCAGCGCCCGCTCGGAGGAGCTGGACTACGGCTGGCTCGCGGACGTGGGGGTGCCGACCGTGCTGATGGAGCGGCGGCCCCGGCCGGGCAGCGCGCTGCACGCCCTGGACTCCGTGTGTTCCGATCACTGGTACGGGACGCATCTCGCCGTGGAGCACCTGGTGTCGCTGGGGCATCGCCGTATCGTGCTGGCCGCCCGTGACGACAGTCCGACGGCGCGCAGCATCCGTGCGGCGTTCGCCGAGATCGCGGCGGCGCGCCCGGAGGTGGAGGACTGGTCGGTGGTGCTGAGCTCCCTGGGGGCCGCGGCGGAGCCCCGCGGATCCGCGCCGGCGGCCGATGGCCGGGCCGCTCTCGACCTCGCGGCGCTGCTGCGGGAGCGGCGCGCCACGGGGGCCGTGCTGCACGGCGACGTGGATGCGCTGATGCTGGTGCAGCGGCTGGCGGAGAGCGGTGTCGAGGTGCCGCGGGACTGCTCGGTGGTGGCGTACGACGATGTGGTCGCGGCCCTCGGCAGCACGCCGTTGACGGCGGTGGCACCGCCGAAGGCGGAGATCGGCCGGGCCGCCGCCGAGCTGCTGCTCCACCGGCTGTCCGGGGCCGTCGGGGCGACAGGTCCGGTGCGCCGGACGGAGCTGCTTCCCACTCTTGAGGTGCGCGGATCGGCACAGGAACCGCCGCTTTCCATGAAGTGA
- a CDS encoding RiPP maturation radical SAM C-methyltransferase, with product MRIHLVTMPWQPIELPSLQVGLLHSLLDRTRPDDEVREFHGSLRWAEFLLERSRGALRPGDHVAVGSESIFDGLGDWVFSGVLYNDPEWGVAQLKEYATRRGTDISTATAMRVHAAEFIDESASAIVDDAPDVVGFTSTFMQNISSLALAAELKRRRPGLTVVFGGSNCDGPMGHALHRNHRFVDHVVRGEGEYALPALLAHVEAGTAPADVPGLCWWDGLESRANEESRRTVAPGDIPSPDYDLWQAAIDASPLAEYVHPKLVVEGARGCWWGEKHHCTFCGLNGSAMTFRAKTGARLWDEVDRLVRRHRILDIVTVDNIIDMAYFKDFLPLAADSGWDLRMHYEVKSNLTPEQLELLARAGSVHIQPGIESLDNKALELMDKGVSAARNIRTLRECENHSLTCSWNYLYGFPGERAEDYAPVIDQMPALVHLQPPGGAHRIQLERFSPNFANPALGFHRRQPAEMYRHVYDLPEEQLADLVYLFDTPPAGIGGETEARLKAAARDWYTGHPSSTLVLEQPDGTDGEEVLLVHDRRHGWPHLALGGVLVGLTGASAALLAACVAYGVEALLLLALPAALNTPAQQGNRASESRTAALRAGLEVVRGERMLRRQVLAGAGFNLGSGAADALFVLYATHDLGLPAWQLGTVYAAFSVATVLGVLLAGRFAATIGLARATRICAVVAALAIFLIPGASLGPGFPALLAYQFLFGLAATVWAISMTTTQQLITPPELQGRVAGVLQAALIGTVPIGALGGGALAAWLGNVPVLTGGATVSLLAAACLWLR from the coding sequence GTGCGCATACATCTGGTGACCATGCCGTGGCAGCCGATCGAGCTTCCCTCGCTCCAGGTGGGTCTGCTGCACTCGCTGCTGGACCGTACCCGGCCGGACGACGAGGTGCGCGAGTTCCACGGCTCCCTGCGCTGGGCGGAATTCCTGCTGGAACGCTCGCGGGGGGCGCTGCGGCCCGGCGACCATGTCGCGGTCGGGAGCGAATCCATCTTCGACGGCCTCGGGGACTGGGTCTTCTCCGGCGTCCTGTACAACGATCCCGAATGGGGTGTGGCACAGCTCAAGGAGTACGCCACCCGGCGCGGGACCGACATATCCACCGCGACCGCGATGAGGGTCCACGCGGCGGAGTTCATCGACGAGAGCGCGAGCGCGATAGTCGACGACGCACCCGATGTCGTGGGATTCACCTCCACGTTCATGCAGAACATCTCCTCGCTGGCGCTCGCGGCGGAGCTGAAACGGCGCCGCCCCGGGCTGACCGTCGTGTTCGGCGGCAGCAATTGCGACGGCCCGATGGGCCACGCGCTGCACCGCAACCACCGCTTTGTCGACCATGTGGTGCGCGGGGAGGGGGAGTACGCCCTGCCCGCCCTGCTCGCCCACGTCGAAGCGGGCACCGCACCGGCCGATGTGCCCGGACTCTGCTGGTGGGACGGGCTCGAGTCGCGTGCCAACGAGGAGTCCCGGCGCACCGTCGCGCCCGGCGACATCCCCTCTCCCGACTACGACCTCTGGCAGGCGGCCATCGACGCCTCCCCGCTCGCGGAGTACGTCCATCCGAAGCTGGTGGTGGAGGGGGCCCGCGGCTGCTGGTGGGGCGAGAAGCACCACTGCACCTTCTGCGGACTCAACGGATCGGCGATGACCTTCCGTGCCAAGACCGGAGCGCGGCTCTGGGACGAGGTCGACCGCCTGGTCCGGCGCCATCGCATCCTGGACATCGTCACCGTCGACAACATCATCGACATGGCGTACTTCAAGGACTTCCTCCCGCTCGCCGCCGACAGCGGCTGGGACCTGCGCATGCACTACGAGGTCAAGTCCAATCTCACTCCGGAGCAGCTGGAACTGCTCGCCCGCGCCGGTTCGGTCCATATCCAGCCCGGCATCGAGAGCCTCGACAACAAGGCCCTGGAGCTGATGGACAAGGGGGTCAGCGCGGCCCGCAACATCCGTACGCTCCGCGAGTGCGAGAACCACTCGCTCACCTGCTCCTGGAACTATCTCTACGGGTTCCCGGGAGAGCGCGCCGAGGACTACGCCCCCGTCATCGACCAGATGCCCGCGCTCGTCCACCTCCAGCCGCCCGGTGGCGCCCACCGCATCCAACTGGAGCGGTTCAGCCCCAACTTCGCCAACCCCGCGCTGGGCTTCCACCGACGGCAGCCCGCCGAGATGTACCGCCACGTCTACGACCTGCCCGAGGAACAGCTGGCCGACCTGGTCTATCTCTTCGACACCCCGCCCGCCGGGATCGGCGGCGAGACCGAGGCGCGGCTGAAGGCCGCCGCCCGCGACTGGTACACCGGCCACCCCTCCTCGACCCTGGTCCTGGAACAGCCCGACGGCACGGACGGCGAGGAAGTGCTCCTCGTCCACGACCGACGGCACGGCTGGCCGCACCTCGCGCTCGGCGGCGTGCTGGTGGGACTGACCGGGGCCTCGGCGGCACTGCTGGCCGCCTGCGTGGCGTACGGCGTCGAGGCACTGCTGCTGCTCGCGCTCCCCGCCGCACTCAACACCCCGGCCCAGCAAGGCAATCGTGCGTCGGAATCCCGAACCGCCGCGCTGCGCGCGGGACTCGAAGTCGTGCGCGGCGAACGGATGCTGCGCCGGCAGGTGCTCGCGGGGGCCGGATTCAACCTCGGCAGCGGGGCCGCCGACGCGCTCTTCGTGCTCTACGCCACCCACGATCTCGGCCTGCCCGCCTGGCAGTTGGGGACGGTCTACGCCGCGTTCAGCGTCGCCACCGTCCTCGGCGTGCTGCTGGCGGGCCGGTTCGCCGCCACCATCGGGCTGGCCAGGGCCACCCGGATCTGCGCGGTGGTGGCGGCCCTCGCGATCTTCCTGATCCCGGGCGCCTCCCTGGGACCCGGCTTCCCGGCGCTGCTCGCGTACCAGTTCCTCTTCGGCCTCGCGGCCACGGTCTGGGCCATCTCCATGACCACCACCCAGCAACTGATCACACCGCCCGAGCTCCAGGGCCGGGTCGCCGGGGTCCTGCAGGCCGCACTCATCGGCACGGTGCCGATCGGCGCGCTCGGCGGCGGTGCGCTCGCCGCCTGGCTGGGCAACGTCCCGGTGCTCACCGGCGGGGCGACGGTGTCGCTCCTGGCCGCCGCCTGTCTCTGGTTGCGATAG
- a CDS encoding amino acid permease, with product MSISTPTQSGAEATPPKDEEERLRELGYQPVLARRMGGFGNFAISFSVISILSGCMTLYGFGMSTGGPAVMLWGWAGVGLFVLCVGMALAEVTSAYPTSGALYYMADRLGGRKWGWYTGWLNLLGLLGAIAGIDYGAALFTGALMNLQWGFTPTPGKTMIIFVCILLLHAVLNLFGVRLVSVLNSISVWWHLAGVAVIVTVLAVVPSHHQSPSFVFTEFVNDTGWHNPLYVAAIGLLLAQYTFCGYDASAHLSEETSNASVTAAKGIVRAIWVSWVAGFVLLAGLTFAIQDYVGTQKSATGVPPAQILIDALGTSGATAMLLIVIAAQLFCGNAEVAAASRMVFAFSRDNALPGSALWHKVSARTQTPVNAVWLSVVVAGVLALPSLYSATAYGAVTAINVIGITPAYAIPIFLKLRSGSRFERGPWHLGRWSKPIGWIAVVWVAIVTVLFLLPQSSPVTVDSMNYASIALVAVLVLATVWWFVARRSYSTPSAYGNAREQAEIEEGIV from the coding sequence ATGTCCATATCCACCCCGACCCAGTCGGGTGCGGAGGCAACCCCGCCGAAGGACGAGGAGGAGCGACTGCGCGAACTCGGCTACCAGCCGGTGCTCGCCCGCCGTATGGGAGGCTTCGGCAACTTCGCCATCAGCTTCTCCGTCATCTCGATCCTCTCCGGCTGCATGACCCTGTACGGCTTCGGCATGTCGACCGGTGGACCGGCCGTGATGCTCTGGGGCTGGGCCGGTGTCGGTCTTTTCGTGCTCTGCGTCGGCATGGCGCTCGCCGAGGTCACCAGCGCCTACCCGACCTCGGGGGCGTTGTACTACATGGCCGACCGGCTCGGCGGCCGCAAGTGGGGCTGGTACACCGGCTGGCTGAATCTGCTGGGTCTGCTGGGCGCGATCGCGGGCATCGACTATGGTGCGGCGCTGTTCACCGGTGCGCTGATGAATCTGCAGTGGGGCTTCACCCCCACACCGGGCAAGACAATGATCATCTTTGTCTGCATCCTGCTCCTGCACGCCGTGCTGAACCTCTTCGGCGTCCGCCTCGTCAGCGTGCTCAACTCCATCAGTGTGTGGTGGCATCTCGCCGGTGTCGCGGTGATCGTCACCGTGCTCGCGGTCGTGCCCTCGCACCACCAGTCGCCGTCGTTCGTCTTCACCGAGTTCGTCAATGACACGGGCTGGCACAACCCGTTGTACGTGGCGGCGATCGGCCTGCTCCTCGCGCAGTACACCTTCTGCGGCTACGACGCCTCGGCCCACCTGTCGGAGGAGACGTCGAATGCCTCCGTGACGGCCGCCAAGGGCATCGTCCGCGCGATCTGGGTCTCCTGGGTCGCCGGTTTCGTACTGCTCGCCGGGCTGACCTTCGCCATCCAGGACTACGTGGGCACCCAGAAGAGCGCCACCGGTGTGCCGCCGGCGCAGATCCTGATCGACGCGCTGGGCACCTCCGGGGCCACCGCCATGCTGCTGATCGTGATCGCGGCACAGCTGTTCTGCGGCAACGCCGAGGTCGCCGCCGCGAGCCGGATGGTGTTCGCGTTCAGCCGCGACAACGCCCTGCCGGGCTCGGCGCTGTGGCACAAGGTGAGCGCGCGCACCCAGACGCCCGTCAACGCGGTGTGGCTGTCGGTCGTCGTCGCCGGAGTGCTCGCGCTGCCGTCGCTGTACTCCGCCACCGCGTACGGTGCGGTCACCGCGATCAACGTCATCGGCATCACGCCCGCCTACGCGATCCCGATCTTCCTGAAGCTGCGCTCCGGCAGCCGGTTCGAGCGCGGACCGTGGCACCTGGGCCGCTGGAGCAAGCCGATCGGCTGGATCGCCGTCGTGTGGGTCGCCATCGTGACCGTGCTGTTCCTGCTCCCGCAGTCCTCCCCGGTGACGGTCGACTCGATGAACTACGCGTCGATCGCGCTGGTCGCGGTGCTGGTCCTGGCCACCGTGTGGTGGTTCGTCGCCCGCCGTTCGTACAGCACCCCGTCGGCGTACGGGAACGCCCGCGAGCAGGCGGAGATCGAGGAAGGCATCGTCTGA